In one window of Calypte anna isolate BGI_N300 chromosome 1, bCalAnn1_v1.p, whole genome shotgun sequence DNA:
- the LOC115598452 gene encoding histone H2A-like: protein MAQEDAEWGDQWEEGANTTSGEESSCTESEPEEREPEVTRPEDPNTGSRAKAKQSRLSRSSQAGLLFSVSRVERQLRRGRFATRFGVTAPVYLAAVLQCVTRKTLEVAGKNSKKKKQRCISPSHLQEAIQKTSLPKQFLRISLPRSSSRAVSRSKRAASASKSKRTESKKRRPRKRAAPARATAAVK from the coding sequence ATGGCACAGGAAGACGCAGAGTGGGGGGACCAGTGGGAGGAAGGGGCAAACACCACGTCCGGAGAGGAGTCGTCGTGCACGGAGTCCGAGCCCGAAGAGAGAGAGCCCGAAGTGACGCGTCCTGAGGACCCCaacacaggcagcagagcaaaggCCAAGCAGAGCCGCCTCTCCCGGTCCTCGCAGGCTGGGCTGCTCTTCTCCGTCAGCCGCGTGGAAAGGCAGCTGCGCAGAGGCCGCTTTGCCACGCGCTTTGGGGTCACGGCCCCCGTCTACCTGGCTGCGGTGCTGCAGTGTGTCACACGCAAGACCCTGGAGGTGGCTGGCAAGaattccaagaagaaaaagcagcgGTGCATTTCTCCATCGCACTTGCAGGAAGCGATTCAAAAGACCTCTCTGCCCAAGCAGTTTCTGCGCATCAGCTtgcccagaagcagcagcagagctgtctcCCGGAGCAAGCGTGCGGCCTCGGCCTCCAAAAGCAAGAGGACGGAGAGTAAGAAGAGACGCCCCAGGAAAAGGGCTGCACCTGCCCGTGCCACTGCTGCTGTTAagtga